Proteins encoded by one window of Amaranthus tricolor cultivar Red isolate AtriRed21 chromosome 4, ASM2621246v1, whole genome shotgun sequence:
- the LOC130809726 gene encoding uncharacterized protein LOC130809726: MHRFLNGVYVDVGSVGAHSVVDGSLDCGSLVASVLFIGLLVVLMNFTDAYAAFIVTFLRTNNKSSGDKNQSSLHLTQKSLLVWPESRVYRLEMLRVQDPIILTSNFKGLGFVF; this comes from the exons ATGCATAG GTTCTTGAATGGTGTTTATGTTGATGTTGGATCTGTTGGTGCTCATTCTGTTGTTGATGGTTCACTTGATTGTGGTTCATTGGTTGCTTCTGTGTTGTTCATT GGATTATTAGTTGTACTTATGAATTTCACTGACGCATATGCCGCTTTCATTGTCACCTTCCTCAG GACAAATAATAAAAGCAGTGGTGATAAAAATCAATCCAGCCTGCACCTGACCCAAAAATCTCTTCTAGTTTGGCCTGAAAGCCGAGTCTACAGACTAGAGATGTTACGAGTCCAAGACCCTATTATACTCACTtcgaattttaagggtttgggtTTCGTTTTCTGA